AGGCACTTATCTGGACGCAATGGCTGCATATAGCTGGCTCATCTCAGAGAAAAAACTGGATGAGGATAAGCTTATCATATTTGGCCGTTCTCTTGGGGGTTCAATAGCAATTGACCTTGCATCAAAAATTAATAAGGGCTTGCTTATTTCAGAAAGCGCATTTACATCTATAATTGATATTGGGAAGGAATTTTATCCATTTTTGCCAATTAAATATTGTGCAAGCATAAAATATGACAGTATTCAAAAAATAAAAAGCATAAAGATTCCAAAGCTTATAATACATTCAGAGGAGGATGAAATAATACCATTCCACCATGGAGAGAAAATCTTTAAAGCAGCCCTTTCACCTAAACAATTCTATCAAATGCGTGGTGGACATAATGATGGTTTTATAATAATGGGTAAAGAATATGAGGAGACAATAAAAAACTTCATTAAGAAAAACTTAAAATAAGGACAGTGAAACCTGTTGAAGTTTGATATTTAATTTTGTATAATTGAGCCTAAATTAATAATCGTACTCAAAAGTTAATCAATGTAGAGGAGGATTCGTCAATGGCAACAAAGGTTGGAATCAATGGATTTGGAAGGATTGGAAGATTGGTTTTAAAGGCAGGTTTAAGATCAAATGAACTGGAATTTGTAGCGGTAAATGACCTTACAGATGCAAAAACATTAGCGCATCTTTTTAAATATGATTCCACTTTTGGAATATTTAACGGGACTGTGGAAGCTAAAAACGATGCAATAATTATTAATGGTAAAGAAATAAAAGTTATTGCTCAGAAAGACCCGTCTCAGTTGCCATGGAAAGAGATGGGCGTGGACATTGTTATTGAATCAACAGGAAGGTTCACGGACAAGTCGCAAGCAATTGCTCACATTCAGGCAGGAGCAAAGAAAGTAATTATATCAGCTCCTGCAAAGAATGAGGATATAACAATTGTATTGGGAGTAAATGAGGATAAATACGATCCTTCTTCACATCATATTATTTCAAACGCCTCTTGCACTACAAACTGTTTGGCTCCTGTCGCAAAAGTTTTGATGGATAATTTTGGTATAACAAAGGGGATGATGACAACAATTCATTCATATACAAATGATCAGGTTATACTTGATTTCCCGCATAAGGATTTAAGAAGAGCGAGGTCAGCGGCTGTATCAATGATCCCAACAACAACAGGAGCTGCAAAAGCTGTTGCGCTCGTTATCCCTGAATTAAAAGGCAAAGTGGACGGAATGGCTATCAGGGTCCCAACGCCAAATGTCTCTCTGGTTGATCTTGTTGCGAATACGGAGAAAAAAACAAGTGCAGAAGAGGTAAATGCCGCTTTAAAGAATGCGGCAGAGAATGAGTTGAGCAAATATCTCGAATACTGCGATGAACCTTTAGTATCAAAGGATTTTAATGGAAACAGCAAATCATCAATTGTAGACGCGTTGTGTACAAAGGTTATAGATGGCAACATGGTTAAAGTTCTTGCATGGTACGATAATGAATGGGGTTATTCAAACAGAGTTGTTGATTTAGCTGAATATATAATTTCAAGGCAGTAAAAAAATATGAGCAAGTTATCTTTAAGAGATATAGAAATCAAAGATAAGAAAGTTTTAATGAGGGTGGATTTTAATGTTCCTTTGGATGGTAACTGTAATATAACGGATGATACTCGCATAAAAGCAGCTTTGCCGAGTATTAAGTATTTAATAGAAAATAAAGCTAAGTTAATACTTGTTTCTCATCTTGGACGACCAAAAGGAAAAGTAGATGAAAAGATGAGATTAACTCCCGTAGGCATAAGGCTGGAGGAGTTATTAGGTATAAAAGTTAAAAAAGCGGATGACTGTATTGGTTCTGAGGTTGAAAAAGAAGTAAATAATTTAAAGGAAGGAGAAGTATTGCTTCTTGAAAATACGCGTTTTCATGAGGAAGAAGAAAAAAACGATGCAAACTTCTCTCAGTCTATGGCAAAACTGGCAGATATTTATGTTAATGATGCTTTTGGAACTGCTCATCGCGCACACGCCTCAACAGTCGGAGTGGCAATGTTTATTAATAAGGCTGCATGCGGCTTTCTGATGGAAAAAGAGATAAAAGCTTTGAGTAAGTTAACAGAGAATCCTGCGAGGCCTTTTACTCTTATTATGGGTGGGGCTAAACTTGCTGACAAAATACCGGTTATGGAAAGCCTTATTGATAAAATAGATACTTTGCTGCTCGGAGGCGGGGTAGCATACACTTTTTGCAAGGCAAAAAACTGGACAGTTGGAAACTCTCTTGTAGATGAAAGCAAAATAGACGTTGCAAAAGAAATAATAACAAAAATGCGTAAAGCACGTGCAGAATTACACACTCCTTTAGACCATGTAATAGTTCAGGAAATCTCTGAAGATGCTCAAACAATAATAACTGAAAGAGGAGCAGTTCCCGCAGGCTGGATAGGGGTTGATATAGGACCTCAGGCAATCGAAGAGTACAAAACTGAGATTGGGCTTTCAAAAACTGTTTTTTGGAATGGGCCGGTGGGCATTTTTGAGATAGATAAATTTGCAAAGGGCACTATTGCTATCGCAAAAGCGCTTGCTAAAGTAGACGCATATACTGTCATTGGAGGAGGAGATTCCATAGCAGCTGTAAATAAGGCAGGTGTGGCAGATAAGATCAGCCATATATCTACAGGCGGAGGCGCATCTCTTGAATATCTTGCAGGCATTGAGCTGCCGGGCATTGCTGCATTAACGGATAAATAATTTTATGTTTACGTTTATAAGTGTAATCCATATTGTAGCTTGTATAAGTCTGATTTTAATTGTTCTTCTTCAGGTAGGAAAAGGCGCAGATATTGCCAGTATGTTTGGCGGAGCAGGCACTCAATCTCTATTTGGAACAAGTTCTGAGACATTTATGACAAAACTTACCACAGCAATGGCTATAATTTTCGTCCTCACGTCCATATCATTA
This genomic interval from bacterium contains the following:
- a CDS encoding alpha/beta hydrolase, giving the protein MWMKVVKYIVGTLIVFSFLHLYFRYFEWKNIYYSTREISRIPESIGLKFEDIFFETNDHVKLNGWYVPCEGAISTLLFCHGNAGNISDRLDSIDIFHNLGLNIFIFDYRGYGKSRGFPTEKGTYLDAMAAYSWLISEKKLDEDKLIIFGRSLGGSIAIDLASKINKGLLISESAFTSIIDIGKEFYPFLPIKYCASIKYDSIQKIKSIKIPKLIIHSEEDEIIPFHHGEKIFKAALSPKQFYQMRGGHNDGFIIMGKEYEETIKNFIKKNLK
- the gap gene encoding type I glyceraldehyde-3-phosphate dehydrogenase, whose protein sequence is MATKVGINGFGRIGRLVLKAGLRSNELEFVAVNDLTDAKTLAHLFKYDSTFGIFNGTVEAKNDAIIINGKEIKVIAQKDPSQLPWKEMGVDIVIESTGRFTDKSQAIAHIQAGAKKVIISAPAKNEDITIVLGVNEDKYDPSSHHIISNASCTTNCLAPVAKVLMDNFGITKGMMTTIHSYTNDQVILDFPHKDLRRARSAAVSMIPTTTGAAKAVALVIPELKGKVDGMAIRVPTPNVSLVDLVANTEKKTSAEEVNAALKNAAENELSKYLEYCDEPLVSKDFNGNSKSSIVDALCTKVIDGNMVKVLAWYDNEWGYSNRVVDLAEYIISRQ
- a CDS encoding phosphoglycerate kinase; this translates as MSKLSLRDIEIKDKKVLMRVDFNVPLDGNCNITDDTRIKAALPSIKYLIENKAKLILVSHLGRPKGKVDEKMRLTPVGIRLEELLGIKVKKADDCIGSEVEKEVNNLKEGEVLLLENTRFHEEEEKNDANFSQSMAKLADIYVNDAFGTAHRAHASTVGVAMFINKAACGFLMEKEIKALSKLTENPARPFTLIMGGAKLADKIPVMESLIDKIDTLLLGGGVAYTFCKAKNWTVGNSLVDESKIDVAKEIITKMRKARAELHTPLDHVIVQEISEDAQTIITERGAVPAGWIGVDIGPQAIEEYKTEIGLSKTVFWNGPVGIFEIDKFAKGTIAIAKALAKVDAYTVIGGGDSIAAVNKAGVADKISHISTGGGASLEYLAGIELPGIAALTDK
- the secG gene encoding preprotein translocase subunit SecG, translated to MFTFISVIHIVACISLILIVLLQVGKGADIASMFGGAGTQSLFGTSSETFMTKLTTAMAIIFVLTSISLSFMWVSHYSGTSIVKKEGIKQVEAEAVKEKVSKQTAEK